The proteins below are encoded in one region of Agelaius phoeniceus isolate bAgePho1 chromosome 35, bAgePho1.hap1, whole genome shotgun sequence:
- the SPRYD3 gene encoding SPRY domain-containing protein 3, translated as MDDLNLHFRFLNWRRRIREIREVREGRDRDRDRDRGLRCQERARHILVDGDTLSYRGPSGEVGCYVAPRPLTRDSNYFEVSIVDSGVRGTIAVGLVPHCHSLEHPPGWGPGSVAYHADDGKLYSGRAKGRQFGSKCSSGDRIGCGVERGSFGAPPAQVFFTKNGQRVGGLGVPLSPPGLFPAVGLHSLGEEVRLHLPPPGPPEDEGGAMLVDSLEEEWGRLHDVRLYGSVLEYVGKGKSIVDVGLAQARRPLSPRSHYFELEILDPGEKCYIALGVARKDYPKNRHPGWSRGSVAYHADDGKLFHGSGVGDPFGPRCYKGDVMGCGIMFPRDYGRDSEGDSDDASEPPEVKVKVRNVMYLEEEEEEEEEEEEEEDGEDMEQEQEGRKVVVFFTRNGMVVGRREVGVPPGGLFPTVGMLSTGERVKVDLHPLSG; from the exons ATGGATGACCTGAACCTGCACTTCAGGTTCCTCAACTGGCGCCGGCGGATCCGGGAGATCCGGGAGGTGCGGGAgggccgggaccgggaccgggaccgggatcgAGGCCTGCGCTGCCAGGAGCGCGCCCGACACATCCTGGTGGACGGGGACACCCTCAG CTACCGCGGCCCCTCGGGCGAGGTTGGCTGTTACGTGGCCCCGCGGCCGCTGACCCGCGACAGCAACTACTTCGAG GTGTCCATCGTGGACAGCGGCGTCCGCGGCACCATCGCCGTGGGGCTGGTCCCGCACTGCCACAGCCTCGAGCACCCCCCGGGATGGGGGCCCGGCTCCGTCGCCTACCACGCCGATGATGGAAA gctCTACAGTGGCCGGGCCAAGGGGCGCCAGTTCGGCTCCAAGTGCAGCTCTGGGGACCGGATCGGCTGCGGCGTCGAGAGGGGCTCGTTcggagcccccccagcccaggtttTCTTCACCAAGAACGGCCAGAGG GTagggggtctgggggtgcccCTGTCGCCCCCGGGGCTGTTCCCAGCCGTGGGGCTGCACTCGCTGGGCGAGGAGGTTCGGCTGCACCTGcccccccccgggccccccgaGGATGAGGGGGGAGCCATGCTGGtggacagcctggaggaggagtGGGGGAGGCTCCACGACGTGCGGCTCTACGGCTCC GTGTTGGAGTACgtggggaaggggaagagcATTGTAGATGTGGGGCTGGCCCAGGCGCGGCGGCCGCTCAGCCCCCGCAGCCACTACTTCGAGCTGGAGATCCTGGACCCCGGCGAGAAGTGCTACATCGCCCTGGGTGTGGCCAGGAAG GATTACCCCAAAAATCGTCaccctggctggagcaggggctcGGTGGCCTACCATGCAG ACGACGGAAAGCTGTTCCATGGCAGCGGGGTCGGGGATCCCTTCGGCCCCCGCTGCTACAAGGGTGACGTGATGGGCTGTGGGATCATGTTCCCTCGGGACTACGGCCGGGACAGCGAAG GTGACAGCGATGACGCCTCGGAGCCGCCCGAGGTGAAGGTGAAGGTGCGCAACGTGATGtacctggaggaggaggaggaagaggaggaagaggaggaggaagaagaggatggggaggacatggagcaggagcaggagggcaggaaggtCGTG GTGTTCTTCACACGGAACGGGATGGTCGTGGGGCGCAGGGAGGTTGGGGTCCCCCCCGGGGGGCTCTTCCCCACCGTGGGGATGCTCAGCACTGGCGAGAGGGTCAAGGTGGACCTGCACCCCCTGAGTGGATAA